The genomic interval CCATCCATTTAGACATATttacacaaaacaacaaatgACCTCACCCTACCAAATACTCCTTGTTCAAGGTCCTTTACATTTGCTAAGAGATCATTTTAGAATAGCTTGCCAGCTCTACCATTTAAAGCTTGGAAGAAccaggacatttactaaaataactcaatGTGTTCTTCTGAAAGATAATGGACATAATCTCGGATGTCTCGAGGGAAAGAAAATCCTGGGATAACTTTCATTTCTTGCTAAACTATCCctttgattttacattttaatttcctGTCAGGACTTACATATGTCAAAGCACCTGCAAACACTCCACCACAGAGAACAACATAAAGCAAATTCTCTCCCGAGCCACCAGGAACCGAAGACATAAGCCTCCGAGGAACAACTGAAAGAACAATAGATATTTTTTAGTATGAGTTTTACAATACTAGGGTAATAATTAATACTTCATAATCGTGTTGCATGCATAGGGTTTCCCTTACTGTTCAGTGCAATATTTCTGCCTAACTCCTTACTTGGTTTATTGCAAAATCTCTAAAATGCTTCATTTTATACATCTATTTGGACTTCTTTTAAAACTCAGTGCTAACATTTCCTTATCCACCTCCAAACCAATAGGTTTACTTTTAGTATCATCTAACACACATTTAGAAAACCAAGCTTAGAGCACAAAAATCATTCTGACACCAGATTAGTATAGTAAGATTTTGTCAAAGCGTGGCAATATCCTCATTAAGGTAATCCAGTCACTTGGTCTTGAGTAAATGAGTTCTAGACACCATTGTGTTATTTATACCTGCTAATCTGTTAATCTCAGAGTCAAAGGATGAGACCAACAGAAAGTGTGATGTGCTTTGGTACACTAGTGGTTGACCAATAtaagattttttaaagataCCGAAGGCAATATCTAGACAGCAAGGCTTTTGAAAGATGCCCAACAAATACAACATATTTACACAATACAACTTTTTCATACTTCTTATAAAACGACTGAAATTTTAATGAGAGGGATTTGTTTATTTCATAAGACTTTGCTCAACAAACGTGACACCCAAGTGTAGCATTACAAGTCTCGAATGAGAAGTAACAAACATCAGAAACATCATGATGTGAGGCGAACAaattgttttggattaaaaggcttggatattccatttccttggactctTGAGGATTTATgaaaacaatttgttttggacaatttcaccaaaGTGGATAAAGGGAAGAATTTGAACGCAAGTAAACAAACTGAGGCTACATTTACACATAGCCGGGTATTTTGAGAAACAAATACTTTCCCGCCTCCGTTTTCAATAATAACATCGTGCACACAACatcgttttataaaaaaactttccatttaCATCAACCCGCATAAATACGCCGTCAAGCGGCATAATAACTATGCCAAACCTGTGGGAGGCAGTGTAGGAAGGGGAATACAGCCATGCAAGCCAATCAAAATCGTCAGAATCGACACCAACGAAGAACACGAGTGACTTCCTGTTCCTTTCATAACAGCAAAtgggctgaatcccaaaccgcctacttccatactatatagtatgcaaagtagcgctttttacatactacatagtatggaagtaggcggtttgggattcagccaacATAAACCTGATTGATCAGTAGccaaaccatagatatgtatataaaggctagatggctcgtccgcgctgctggccaattgagtgcaacgtccgcattttggcggccatcttacgacagggcgctcgctcactcgtagcattgagttttaatgatgcaggtacttttaaatgaccataacttgcttaattttttaccgattttcaaacggtttggtttgttataaacgtcaaagatgtacctatgacactgcatacctatactaaaaataaaaaataaattcataaaacatgttaaagcatccagaattatagccatgttaataacgtttgtaaaaacccaaaccgtttgaaaatcggtagaaaattgagcaagttatggtcatttaacagtacctgcaccattaaactcaatgctacgagtgagcgagcgccctgtcgtaagatggccgccaggtgatgccgttagggactccgccttgagccatctagcctttatatacatatctatgagccAAACAAACTGTAAGGGCGCTCTCATGACGTTAAACATTTTCTGGCGCAAAATGTGACATTTAAGAACCTAAAACCCCGTTTCTCCCAGTTGACACGGCAACACATAACCGGGGTAATCAGAAATATCCACTTTGGCCAGAGGTTTTAGAAATAATCGTTTTCTGTAATAAAAACGCGGTTTTCATGTAAATGACAGGCCAAACCGCAGGGAAATATATGCGTCTTTCCTTCGTGTAAACAGGGTATGAATCGGTGACGCCTGGTTCAGGTAAcaaacaactagattacagttttatgacttttaTGACATGTGCGTTGgcttaatggaatcctgagAGCCTAAGCTTTCAATCAATGTGCTGCATGACCAAAtcttttgaagatttaatgtttcaaagttacaatgaagTTTATGCAGCCTCACTTCCGAGGGTGTGTGCGCCGTATATGGCACAGTGTTCCCTATCAGGTTAATGGGTTGTATTTTACACAATACTTACTTAAATTGACAACaacaattgaaaacaggaaatagGGAACTACTCAATCTGTTAAAGGAGCTGTACGTAATATTGACTTCTAGCGGTTGAACTTGGTACCACAGTCCAAATTTAAAATTATTGGGAGATGTTTTTCCCTGCCCACCTCTTGGACAGGAGCGCAACTGACGATGGAAAGCATATGTTTATCTGCTCGTTTTTATGTTTGCAATGTTCTTTGTTATCTGCAAATTACAATCCCACTTGTGTGGATTTTTATAACTCAATTTGCGGCTCATTTCAGAGGTTGTGTGCACCAGAGGTCGCATTTATGGGCCATTGCATTCTCATTtaagcaataataataatgataactGGCAACCGAGCTTTTGAAATACACTTTTGGGTAAATTGGCAGTGGGCAAACCACAcggactaaaacaaacacagacattccgACACGGAAGGCTCAGTTGAAAAGAGATTAACTACAGCATTGTTTTCAGAGAAACAGACACGGAACTTAGCACGTTTCCCTAAATATCTACaaatatattatagtattttttGATTTAGTAAAGTCAAAAACCTACATACATTTCATTCGGATTTGTGTACATAGCAGTAAATATCTATTGTGTCTATAAGAAGTGTATGTGCTGAAGCATTTAGGAAAGTCTTTCATTGTACTTCTTCACACAGTGCTTGCACATACAATGAAGGACTTTGACTTTGAAGAAACAATGCCACTTACACATTGGATGacctgagggtgagtaaattaacaGCAAATGTTCATTTCCCTactaaccctttaactggcTAAACAGGCTGGATTAACGGCAAATGCTAACAACTCTTAATGGTTAATCGCCCTTGTTAAAATACAAGTCTGGCCCATGACATTTCATTTAGAGGGAGGTAGTGATGTAACCACCACAAGGCAGAGTGTACACAACAAAACTCACTCTGTAAATAGATTTCTCCCAGCTTGATATTGGAACAGTTGAACATGCAAGAATAAAACGACTGACAACAGTAAATGCACCATGTATTCATTTACTCATGGCTCTTTTGGGAAGAACAGCTTGAGATTTTTGCATTTTAGATATtataaatttgatcttaaatgcaACGTAATTGATccttaaatgtataatatttttgtattttaccCTTTAACGCAGATAGAGTTTGCAATGcctttaaaatatcattttcataataaataaaaaacaaacgcAAGTATGTTTCACAAGTCCGCGCGTGCCTGCGTCTATACATCGAGCCCCGTCACACGTATACAAATCACGTGATCTGTACACGGGGGCATAATCTATGGCACATTTGCAACAATGAAGGTCACAAATCCAGTGCACTATAAATACTTgtcaaacatttaattttaactgaTTTACATATTACGCAAGTTCGTGTTTCATAATCATAAGTTATAAAGAAAATGCATTTGGTTGTCCAACTCAATCATCTGTGGTTGAAAAACTAACTCtacacacacaatatatatacacattattTCAAACGATAAATAAGtaccaaaaataataatagtacaGGTTTTGTGTTGTCCATAATGGCTACATTCCTGAATGTTTGTTACCAGGGTCTGTTTTATTCGATCTGTAACGTTACACCGTGTTTTCTTAAAATACACTACTTACAAACACACGTGTCATAATGGTAGGTAGGCGTGTAACTTACTAGCTCTAAAAAGCGATCATTACTTTCACGCCATTTAAAGTTGCGAAGCACAACACGGTTCGATGTTGcaactgaccttcatttctccTTAACCCTAAAAATGCAGTCTATTTCCCCCGTAACCTGTATTAGCGtaaaatttgtacatattttatgtacaTAACCAACTCAAGCACATTGTCAGTGCAAGCTAAATTTAACAACCCCTTGACCAGTCACAATTAACAGTTTGGAAAACACACAGATGCACCActgtaataatgttttttttttacaaaacagaAACTAATAGATAAGATGGTTCTCACCATCCCTATAGAGGTGTGCGCGGTACAGTGACTGTCGCGCCAGAGGCCCACACCTCTGCCAGGCCGCTCTGCACGCAAACATCGTCCCAACAGCCACGGTAGGTAAGCAGAGTGCGAGTCCAAGGGAGGTTCAATGAATGACTGCGAGTGTGTGAAGACAGTTTAAGTGGGAGGAGTGTGCACGAGAGGAGGAGAAAACTTTCATTTCTCTTTAATCCTCCACCAACCAGAATTcctgtgcacgcccccttaatcCAGGGCATAAATCCAGGGTAGtaaataggcttgttcgacttcatgcggcgccacaagaatcgacagccggatgacgtcaaagtaccgcgagagctacTCGCAAAATCATACAGAGGAGTCTgctttaaatcgctctcgcggaattttgacgtcatctggctgTCTGTTCTTGGGGCGCCACATGTAatcgaacaagcctattattTTGTTGCCGACATACAGCAAAAATCTAACAAATAATTTTCGGTTAAAGTGTTACTTCATGTTTTACATTTATctgaatttaatgttttatttttttaaatgaatgtttatgAGGTTATCCTCTTTagtacttttaaaattaattaacgcTCTTAAcaatccaaaaatgaaaatgctatcatcatttactcaccatcatgttgttctaaacctatattagtttattttgataaattaagatattttgatagatGATAGTAACCACAGCTgttggtacccattgactttcgTAGTTGGAAAAACTAATAATATGTCAACTGTATATTTACCATTATTTATCtatgtttaacagaataaagacaCTTATATCGGTTTAAAACACACTGTGCTTAACCACGGATTATCTTCGGAGtgtttcacacttgtaatttagaagtggGGTTATCCTGCTTTTGTGGGGTTAACCCTTCATTGCGGTGCCAAatgcatgcagtgtgaaacggaGTGGGGTTAGAATGTTATATAACTCAATCCTTAGCCAtggacagccaatcagaatctgAAGAGCACGTACCTCATATTGAAAACACTTACGGGCGGTTTCTctgacagggattagactagtcctagacttaaacacttttaagagctctccaaactgaaaacaacttgcacttacatatcttaaaatacaccagtgccctttgttttacctcaaaatgcacacaggtaatgtttttagtaaggcatgtttgttaaaaactaattatatttcctaattaaactaaggcctagtcccggattaagctaatcctggtccaggaaaccgccccattagAGTAAAAAGACATCCCAGGAAGCTTAAAACAGCTTAGAGATTTACTTTGCAACCTGTTTTGTCATTGATATTTTAATTCAGTCAGTTTGACATCGCTTTTTATCCAATCATGACCCAAAAAGGCCatcatgatggtgagtaaacaacagaattttcatttttatgtaaactttCCCTAAGGTGCTTAGAACATTTTTGGCTGTATAGTTCCATAAAAAACCTTTAACATcaaaagaacctttctgtttctcaaaaggttctttgtagtggAAAAATATTATTTAGACTATTAAATAGAAAGAAATAGTTCTTCTGgaaacagggctccagactaacttttttcactaggagcacagtggccccaactgaaaattttaggggcgcaaccaaaaaatttaggggcacaccctaaattatcatgcaaataatcacatttctacaaatttccactgtgttaataataaatactttgatgatagatgcagaaagtacaatgtgctgtttcaaattcagtgtcacatcacaaaaaaaggtaaaatttactggtcgcacatgtgcaactgggtgtaaaattcagtggcactctcaaattttggtggcaaaatgccaccattttgtggcagtctggagccctgttcTCCTGGGAacaaaaaaaaaggttcttcagaagaacaaaaaaattgttgttcTTTGGGGAACCACAAATGCTTCAATGGCTTTGATATGAAAATCCTTTCATAGCAACTTCATTTTGGAGAGTGCAAGTATAAAAAACAGACGAGACTGTCCAGTGCTCTTTATCCTATTCATTAGCATAATGATCTGAGGAGATTTACGATTACACCTAAAAACATGCAACAGGAATGaggtatttttgtaggccaacctgGAAGTTAACGGGACACTGGTTCTCTCGCCAGCCAGAAAGCCCATTcgtttttcccatagacttttggactATCACAAAGCTGTGTATTAACAAAAGTTTTTACAGGTTCCAACAAgttaatcttcacagatgaaaacaaattttaagaattttgatgtgtaaatgtgtttactagaaatataaaaagccgGATTTTGACTGAAAGAAAGCATTAAAGTTGTGTTCATCCGTGAAGATTAACCTGTTGGACAAAGTGTGTCAtaacttttgttaaaaacagATCTTACTTTTTGGGATAATTCAAGTGTCCATGGGAAAAATGTTATGTGCCCTTTTGCGAAATAACCAGTATCCCGCCAACTTCTAAAATACAACATCCTTGCGGACTGGCTGTAATTAATCAGTTTtctaaatgcatgtttgttacTGTACATTGGAAAAAGGTAATTGTCCCCCCCCTCAAAAGTTGTCTTTTTTCTTAAGCAaacttatttaatattttacatatgCATAAAATGTAACTTTATAGATCAAAACTTATGTCATtgatcatgtttttgaatgctTTTCATTCTTGTTCCTCTTATTTCTTGCTTGGTGCTAAGATTTAtaaccaaaaacaaataaaaccaaCATGATCACTGGAGAGCAGCAAGGCTGACTCTAGATTAGTTATACATACACATCTTTATTAAGCATTTTTTTACATCTTTACATGGCAGGAACATAAAAATGGGAAAAGCCAACGATCCAGAGAAAACAGCACTCAGTGGCctgcaaagaataaataaaaaaataaaaaaatatttataaaaaaaaatgaattaccACACACTTTACACCACACCATCATTAGCAAACTCTGGTCCAAGACGTAGCCATAAATCAACTTTGGAAACATCAGGGCACCACACTAAAAAGGTacaatgttgattttttttatttaagagaTGTGATTTAACTTACTGCATGAATCACTCCAGCCCATTCCTTTTTTTGTATTCCTGCACATCAGTGCTATGTTGTTTAAGGAGCTTGTTGGGGACAGAGAGATTGTGTTAACACGTACTTATCTTACCATCAGGAAATTGCAATGAAAgatgttttaaaacaattaaaattgtgGATTACCAGTGCCCACAGGACAGCTGTGCTTCCGAATGCCAGCCCTACTCTCAGCATATTTGGTCTGGAGTAATCAGGTTTGGAGGCGGTGAAGGCATTTCTGCTAACCACTGAACGAGAGGAAATAAAACAGTTAATTAaccttatttatatttaatatatcgGACACTTTTGGTTACTTTTGTAGAAGTTGTTTCAAATTTGCAAATGCATTAAGAAATGAAGCAACAGCACATACTACCCACTGCTGGTGATTTTCTAAACTAATACTATTATAATGACAACGTATGTATATAATGTAAGATAACCATTTggaatatattgtatataaggTATAGTATGATTTAAAGAATAACCAACTTAAGCTGAtttgctggtcctcccagcctggtaaagttggtcaagctggtgggtcagttGGTCTTTCAGCCTGACCACCTAAGTCTAGtttgaccagcttaaaaagtgacaaacACATATAACGTTAGACCAGCTTGACTAACGTTAGTGCGCTGCTAAATGCTAAGCTAAGCAAGGTCAGTTAAGTGCATTGCTAAATAGGACGAATAAAGATAGACAAAAAACGTCGTGATTATGCAATGTACGACTAATATAATTTGATTTATAGTACTCACTCTTATGGATAGTCCACGTTCGCAGCAATAACCGACCGAAAGGCATTTTGACAGCGTTGATTATCCCAGACTCAACGTTGTTTGATGTTATCTCTGCTCGATTATCTTCCCTTCATGATTTGAACGGACCAGCTAGCGGCACGTAGAAAAATCGATCAGGAATATAAAACGTGCATGTAGAAATAATTTTACTCAACCACACATAATCCTCTTATTTaagttatatgcatttataGGTGTTGAAACGCACATTAACATTTTCAGGGAAacttaataatttaacaatgtAGGGAAAAACTCATTCTACCTTGAAGCTATGCACATATTTTTAATGACCTTACTTATAACTGAACTATACGTACTTACCTGGCAATTTTATGTAGTTTAATATTGATAGTTTAAATGCACTCACTCTAATGCACTTAGATGAATAGTGCCATCTACTGACTACAGTGGGTAAATGTAGCTGAAACTAACATTATtgcaatttttatattttattgtaaattttattACATCATTTAAATAAGATAATCACAGTGGCGacaataaaaaatagaaaatatccACACTATCGGTTTTTACATTATGTCCATTTCTACGGATTCGTCCCCGCCTCGGAAACGCTCCACACTCCACGCATGCCCAGTTCACCATTTGACCCGGGGAGAAGCAGCGTCGCCATTTTGGTTCGCAAGGGGGGCCTGCTGTCACCACGTGAAGGCGAGGAGCCCCAGACAGCGAAGTTCGGGGGGCTTTTACGATACAACAGACAATCCGGTTAGAGGATCACGGAGTCCGATTCATGATCAGAGCAAAGTCACAGCTATCACCATTCAGCAAGAACAATGCCCTCGATAACTCTGCCGCCGAAGGAGAACGCGCTCTTTAAGAGAATATTGGTAAGTTGGGAGAAATGTATCTGCAAACGAGTGCTGGATCGTTAATAATAGAAAGCAAACGTATGTCAGTCGCTTTCCTATTTTAGCAAGGATCACTCTTCGCTGACCCCACGAGGAATCTCCTAAGAGCGTTTAGCAACCTCGTTAGGTATTTACGGAGGCTAAGAGAGGACATTGCTATTTTGCTCGTAGCATGACTAGTTCATGCACATTCACCCACTTCTAGAGCAGACGAACTTGCCCAGTACAGAGAAGCTAACTATCTTAGCACTTTACACCGGATCGGTGCAAAACACTCTGtttcagtttaatgcagtttatTATGCCAAATCAATTAAATTACAAGCTAACTATTCGAGCCA from Misgurnus anguillicaudatus chromosome 16, ASM2758022v2, whole genome shotgun sequence carries:
- the ndufc1 gene encoding NADH dehydrogenase [ubiquinone] 1 subunit C1, mitochondrial, with product MPFGRLLLRTWTIHKMVSRNAFTASKPDYSRPNMLRVGLAFGSTAVLWALLLKQHSTDVQEYKKRNGLE